Proteins encoded by one window of Thunnus thynnus chromosome 3, fThuThy2.1, whole genome shotgun sequence:
- the pcm1 gene encoding pericentriolar material 1 protein isoform X1 codes for MATGGTPFDDSAEELHNWTVTNGSLEDRLNNMDWGVQQKKANRSSEKNKKKLSAAVVESRLTNDISPESTPGAGRRRARTPHSFPHIKYTTQMSVPDQAELDKLRQRINFTDLDERSIGSDSQGRVTAANNQRQLAGENKKPYNFLPLHVNTNKSKELLPPSSSAPATPAIAKETKKQSPGFRDTLTPVVPTKESSRLSRGGIERGPSAHREYGRGDPRIDSSQVVSKLVQIREYISKASSMRDDLVEKNDVPANVERLSHLIDHLKEQEKSYLRFLQKMLARDTEEDDVGTLDSAVGSGSLAESTSLNIEVRSSDTSNATGGRPETVRADQKEELENLRKQHELLKKMLEQQEQLRALQGRQEALMAMQHSAEQALAVIEDTVVTETTGSVSGLSITSELNDELNDLIQRFHNQLHDSQTKAVPDNRRQAESLSLSREVCWSRAPQAVGPPPHRPLLHSASGPHSGLDTGATAASAKLTKLQELQDKKQTMDKILQELHSLRDQTLNNNSCRGLSTQCSLSMGGSSDCPSALCSNGASASTSFHPSLTQHQDSSNSTDKLRKLKEVHKRLNELRELVQYYEQTSDMMVDAVNENVKEDDDEEEEEDETEDGSMFEAMFDSEQENRQPVTNIRNPQRSGNWTDLNSLTNGRSVRSSATNNRDGRLNTECEINNRSAANLRSLNIPSAIECQYNRDTPYNQVKDDDEDEDGLNNDQGAQAVAPDSEASGSSRRSSLGNEAGFAQKVHRQTAKQKLRQLQELVAMVQSDDTDGTTANEDEALHQQPNNTRATVAGPLGTGSKQNPRDLTLSSKAREKLYEEKLRQQKQELKQLHEERQRLMEIQGKIQDLQWACPDLQSSVSSTVSQQGLLRKVPVAASTPATVQVSSSSGHKTNSPVLKPTAPEAATSSVTDNEQLWSEMRRHQILREELRQRRKHLESLMAEHQRRSGLCDRLEDQEGLATPSQSVSRDERTMATWGSTPCHLDDVDDEDDDDEEEYRSEMGAEEEDEQDDCAESSSDDDIHIYSSSRNQRPYSNRKNQACNLKPPPAFSCESSGHPSPHTKAKTKQQQQQQQTRSLNQSVSQHGGTRRQENLRWASELSFTEGSCHWQEQVSQLQRQLDFSTSMCQTLLQDQQTLSYMLQTLLTGQYSVLPNNVSSPQVHLVMHQLNQCYTQLAWQQNNVQRLKQVLNELLRQQQQQQQQQQQQQQQPSSSTAGWQTQNQGSSQESSSCPSVSPGVFLPFSSTLHPPTNNMSTAALSPFAPSFNLFPLFPTAMGEFPQGAAAQATPDHQKQHLDPNASIKTEYMSFPPPLQRSPLNSATDRGTAGWLNTSYTNNTVLHHLSKTEEESPTSSPTMARRRSRPQDFDQASQESFSSMPDPVDPTTITKTFKAGRKASAQANLASRSKTPSKSRRRRSKGHNKNSEGHESDSVSSTADFVQERAAPPRQKDQNQSLLDKLTQEKLDSKTKLGNKRNDLSSAYAWRTPFLSNRIACTEAPDASSDFSLFEALRETIYSEVATLISQNESRPHFLIELFHELQLLNTDYLRQRALYSLQDIVTRHLAEKSAAEDQLPPLGPVAWAAGSQSELTPSESLATSDAEVVEKNLRLTQDTMKKRDDAESVGNESTVSTSSNLDPFAKDDLGNTVIHLDKALARIREYERMKLKVEFNPCNASTAGAGGSEVSNAEHPSANAAEPVEAGAAGDVRCPQIDTQQLDRQIKDIMTEVIPFLKENMDEVCSLQLLTSVRRMVLTLTQQNDESKEFVRFFHRQLGGILQESLSKFVGRTLKDCGEDLLVEISEILFNELAFFRLMQDLDNSSSVSLAAKHKNKKKAEQSSKAKHSLKENLKAGGDESISPAYSDEDKDQDEAEQDGDSAFQEIYLQTETKNRRSSDASEAEEEDEDEGDGQGIPLSISLSKAETQALTNYGSGEDENEEEEMEEFEAGPVDVQTSLQATADGQVEQEVTSTNEIQETQSEQRSEKDDAETNNKSAGIVDSTEEEHATVEDQVPEKESKVAASEESTEASQNFTKESNTTSSPDTDSPVMINVDEVGSGNTSQKSDEEDFVKVDDLPLQLTVMCEEELQKRIVEEQQNNNLSVEILNGNTESLTGLVGNAQALKEPENVGAQSV; via the exons AGGAGCATCGGCAGTGACTCCCAGGGGCGTGTCACAGCTGCCAACAACCAGCGCCAGTTAGCTGGAGAGAACAAGAAGCCCTACAACTTCCTACCTCTTCATGTGAATACTAACAaaagcaaggagctgctccctccctcctcctctgccccaGCCACCCCAGCTATTGCCAAGGAAACTAAGAAACAGAGCCCAGGATTCAGGGATACATTAACCCCTGTAGTTCCTACCAAGGAATCGTCAAGGCTCAGCCGTGGTGGCATTGAGAGAGGGCCCTCGGCGCACAGAGAATATGGGAGAGGAGATCCCAGAATAGACAGCAGCCAG GTGGTGAGCAAACTAGTACAGATCCGGGAGTACATCAGTAAGGCGAGCTCCATGCGGGATGACCTGGTGGAGAAGAATGACGTGCCGGCAAACGTGGAGCGCCTCTCCCATCTCATCGACCACCTCAAAGAGCAGGAGAAGTCCTATTTACGGTTCCTGCAGAAAATGCTG GCACGGGATACCGAGGAGGATGATGTGGGGACCCTGGACTCTGCAGTGGGCTCAGGTTCATTGGCAGAGAGCACTTCTCTTAACATTGAGGTGCGCTCTTCAGATACCTCCAATGCAACG GGCGGCAGGCCAGAAACTGTGAGAGCTGACCAGAAGGAAGAGCTGGAGAACCTGCGTAAGCAGCACGAGCTACTGAAGAAGATGCTGGAGCAGCAGGAACAGCTCAGGGCCCTGCAGGGCCGACAGGAAGCACTGATGGCCATGCAACACAGTGCAGAACAGGCACTCGCTGTGATTGAGGACACtg TTGTCACAGAAACCACAGGCAGTGTGTCAGGCCTGAGCATTACATCAGAGCTGAATGATGAGTTGAACGATTTGATCCAGCGGTTCCACAACCAGCTACATGACTCTCAG ACTAAGGCAGTGCCAGACAACCGTCGTCAGGCAGAGAGCCTTTCCCTCTCCAGAGAAGTGTGTTGGTCCAGGGCTCCCCAGGCTGTTGGTCCACCTCCACACAGGCCCCTTCTTCACTCTGCATCTGGTCCCCACTCTGGCCTAGACACTGGGGCAACAGCTGCCAGTGCCAAACTCACAAAGCTCCAAGAACTCCAAGACAAGAAGCAAACTATGGACAAGATCCTGCAGGAGCTACATTCACTCAGAGACCAGACACTCAACAATAACTCTT GTCGTGGCTTGTCAACACAGTGCAGTCTGAGTATGGGAGGATCCTCAGATTGTCCATCTGCTCTCTGCTCTAATGGGGCCTCAGCCTCTACTTCCTTTCATCCCTCTCTCACACAACACCAGGACAGTTCCAACTCCACAGACAAGCTCAg GAAGCTAAAGGAGGTTCACAAGCGTCTGAATGAGCTGCGTGAGTTGGTTCAGTACTATGAGCAGACTTCTGATATGATGGTGGATGCAGTCAATGAAAATGTGAAGGAGGATgacgatgaggaggaggaggaggatgagacaGAGGACGGCTCTATGTTTGAAGCCATGTTTGACTCTGAGCAGGAGAATCGCCAGCCTGTAACTAACATCAG AAACCCACAGCGCAGTGGAAACTGGACAGACTTGAACAGCCTGACCAATGGGCGCAGTGTCAGGAGTAGTGCCACTAATAACCGGGATGGCAGACTCAACACTGAGTGTGAGATCAACAACCGGTCAGCAGCCAACCTCCGCAGCCTTAACATCCCCTCAGCCATAG AGTGCCAGTATAATAGGGACACCCCCTATAATCAggtgaaggatgatgatgaggatgaggacgGTCTGAATAATGATCAAGGGGCACAGGCTGTAGCTCCAGACAGCGAGGCTTCGGGGTCTAGCCGGAGAAGCAGCCTTGGGAATGAAGCAGGTTTTGCCCAGAAGGTTCATCGGCAGACAGCGAAGCAGAAACTGCGGCAGCTGCAGGAGCTGGTGGCCATGGTTCAG agTGACGACACTGATGGCACAACAGCAAATGAGGACGAAGCTTTACACCAACAGCCAAATAATACCAGAGCTACCGTGGCAGGGCCACTGGGGACTGGATCTAAACAGAATCCCAGAGACCTCACACTCTCTAGCAAGGCCAG GGAGAAGCTGTATGAAGAGAAGCTGCGTCAGCAGAAACAGGAGCTGAAGCAACTCCATGAAGAGCGCCAGAGACTCATGGAAATCCAGGGCAAGATCCAGGACCTGCAGTGGGCTTGCCCTGACTTGCAg TCGTCTGTGTCGAGCACAGTGAGTCAGCAGGGTTTGCTAAGGAAGGTTCCAGTTGCAGCTTCCACTCCGGCTACCGTCCAGGTGTCTTCTTCCTCTGGACACAAAACCAATTCACCTGTGCTCAAACCCACTGCTCCAGAAGCAGCTACTTCTTCAGTCACTGACAATGAG CAGCTTTGGTCAGAGATGCGTCGCCACCAGATCCTGCGGGAAGAACTGCGTCAGCGCAGAAAGCACTTAGAGTCCTTGATGGCTGAACACCAGAGGCGTAGTGGTCTCTGTGACAGGCTTGAAGACCAAGAGGGACTTGCTACACCCTCACAGTCTGTCAGTAGGGATGAAAG GACAATGGCTACTTGGGGTTCCACTCCCTGCCACCTTGATGACGTTGATGACGAGgacgatgatgatgaggaagaaTATCGCTCGGAAATGGgtgcagaggaggaagatgaacaGGACGACTGTGCAGAGAGCAGCTCTGACGATGACATCCACATCTACTCATCCAGCAGGAACCAGCGGCCCTACAGTAACAGGAAGAATCAAGCATG CAACCTGAAGCCTCCACCAGCCTTCTCATGTGAGAGTAGTGGGCATCCCTCTCCTCATACTAAGGCGAAgaccaaacagcagcagcagcagcagcagaccagAAGTTTGAACCAGTCCGTGAGCCAACATGGAGGTACAAGGCGGCAAGAGAACCTGCGCTGGGCTTCTGAGCTCTCCTTCACTGAGGGCTCATGCCACTGGCAGGAGCAGGTCAGCCAGCTGCAGAGACAGCTGGACTTCAGCACCAGCATGTGTCAGACACTCCTGCAGGACCAGCAG ACGCTGTCTTATATGTTGCAAACCCTGCTGACGGGTCAGTACAGTGTGTTACCCAACAATGTGTCGTCACCACAGGTCCACCTGGTCATGCACCAGCTCAACCAGTGTTACACCCAGCTGGCTTGGCAGCAAAACAACGTACAAAG ACTAAAACAGGTCCTGAATGAACTCCTccgccagcagcagcagcaacagcagcagcagcagcagcagcagcagcagccttcaTCTTCAACAGCAGGTTGGCAGACACAGAACCAGGGCTCATCCCAGGAATCCAGCTCCTGTCCCTCAGTCTCTCCTGGTGTCttcctccccttctcctctACTCTGCATCCTCCAACCAACAACATGTCAACTGCTGCCTTATCCCCGTTCGCTCCCA GCTTTAACTTATTTCCACTCTTCCCTACTGCCATGGGCGAGTTCCCTCAGGGCGCGGCAGCTCAGGCTACCCCTGACCACCAGAAGCAGCATTTAGACCCAAACGCTTCTATCAAAACAGAGTACATGAGTTTCCCTCCTCCACTGCAGCGCTCTCCTCTTAACTCAGCTACAGACAGAGG AACAGCTGGCTGGCTCAACACCTCCTACACAAACAACACCGTCCTGCATCACCTGTCTAAAACAGAGGAAGAGTCTCCCACTTCCTCCCCCACCATGGCCCGCCGCCGCTCACGACCTCAAGACTTTGACCAGGCCTCACAAGAAAGCTTCAGCAGCATGCCTGATCCTGTTGATCCCACCACCATCACAAAGACTTTCAAGGCTGGACGCAAGGCCTCCGCTCAAGCCAACCTGGCCTCCCGAAGCAAGACACCAAGCAAGAGTCGCCGCAGGAGGAGCAAAGGGCACAACAAGAACAGTGAAG GCCATGAGAGCGACAGTGTTAGCAGCACTGCAGACTTTGTCCAGGAGAGGGCAGCCCCGCCTCGTCAGAAGGATCAGAATCAGAGTCTGTTGGACAAGTTGACTCAAGAGAAACTAGACAGCAAAACTAAGCTTGGGAACAAACGAAATGACCTCTCCTCTG CCTATGCTTGGAGAACACCCTTCCTCTCTAACAGAATTGCATGCACAGAAGCACCAG ATGCAAGCAGCGACTTCTCTCTGTTTGAGGCGCTGAGGGAAACCATTTACTCTGAGGTGGCGACTTTGATCTCCCAGAATGAGTCCCGACCCCACTTTCTCATCGAGCTCTTCCATGAGCTGCAGCTGCTCAATACAGACTACTTACGCCAGAGAGCGCTGTATTCCCTACAG GACATAGTGACCAGGCATCTGGCAGAGAAGAGTGCAGCTGAGGACCAGTTGCCTCCGCTTGGCCCTGTGGCGTGGGCTGCAGGCTCTCAGTCTGAGCTCACACCCAGTGAGAGTCTGGCTACCAGTGATGCA gaggtggtggagaagAACTTGAGGCTCACACAGGACACAATGAAGAAGAGGGATGATGCAGAATCTGTGGGCAATGAAAGCACCGTGTCGACCTCCTCCAACCTGGATCCGTTCGCTAAGGATGATCTCG GCAACACGGTGATTCATTTAGACAAAGCTCTGGCCAGGATTAGGGAGTATGAGCGCATGAAGCTTAAAGTTGAGTTTAACCCCTGCAACGCCAGCACTGCAGGTGCAGGTGGCTCTGAAGTCTCAAATGCTGAACATCCTTCTGCTAACGCTGCTGAACCAGTGGAAG CAGGTGCGGCCGGTGACGTGCGCTGCCCTCAGATCGACACCCAGCAGTTGGATCGTCAGATCAAAGATATCATGACAGAAGTCATTCCCTTCCTTAAG GAGAACATGGACGAGGTGTGTTCCCTCCAGCTGCTGACATCTGTGCGGCGCATGGTCCTCACTCTCACCCAGCAGAATGACGAGAGCAAGGAGTTTGTCCGCTTCTTTCACAGACAGCTGGGAGGCATACTGCAG GAATCTCTCAGTAAATTTGTGGGCCGTACTCTGAAGGACTGTGGGGAAGACCTCCTGGTGGAGATCTCGGAGATCCTCTTCAATGAATTGGCTTTTTTTAGGCTTATGCAAGACTTGGACAATAGCAGCAGTGTCTCTTTGGCAgccaaacacaaaaacaagaagaaggCTGAGCAATCTAGTAAAGCCAAACACAGTCTAAAG GAAAATCTAAAAGCCGGGGGCGATGAATCAATTTCTCCAGCCTACTCAGATGAAGACAAG GACCAAGACGAGGCCGAGCAGGACGGTGATTCTGCTTTCCAGGAGATTTACCTGCAGACAGAGACGAAGAACCGCAGGAGCAGTGATGCTTCAGAggctgaagaggaagatgaggatgaaGGGGATGGACAGGGAATCCCTCTGTCGATCA GCCTTTCCAAAGCAGAGACTCAGGCCCTGACAAACTACGGCAGTGGGGAGGATGAAAacgaggaggaagagatggaggagtTTGAGGCTGGACCTGTAGATGTCCAAACCTCCTTACAGGCTACTGCTGACGGACAGGTGGAGCAGGAG GTGACATCAACAAATGAAATCCAGGAGACTCAAAGTGAACAGAGGTCTGAGAAAGATGATG CGGAGACCAACAACAAGTCAGCTGGGATTGTGGAttccacagaagaagaacatgCAACGGTGGAGGACCAGGTCCCCGAGAAGGAGAGTAAAGTTGCTGCCTCAGAGGAAAGCACTGAAGCCTCCCAGAACTTCACCAAGGAGTCAAACACCACTAGCAGCCCTGACACGGACTCTCCCGTCATGATCAATGTAGAT GAGGTGGGCTCAGGTAACACCAGCCAGAAGTCCGATGAGGAAGACTTTGTCAAGGTGGACGACTTGCCGTTGCAGCTTACAGTCATGTGTGAG gaggaactacagaagagaattgtggaggagcagcagaatAACAACCTGTCTGTTGAAATCCTCAATGGGAACACTGAATCGCTGACTGGGCTGGTTGGAAATGCGCAGGCACTGAAGGAACCAG AAAATGTTGGTGCCCAGAGTGTGTGA